The Eurosta solidaginis isolate ZX-2024a chromosome 4, ASM4086904v1, whole genome shotgun sequence genome includes a window with the following:
- the LOC137249732 gene encoding uncharacterized protein isoform X2 produces MSEDRVYKDRDIVWVKLGNNWWPGEVTDVHRQPEGLVKNLKKKPYCVVKFFQEDAYEYIKSSKQIFPFQCSKKEEFIKKGTALYNAKNKFMEKFPADVETAERLTRKTVQTTDLIIINDRPDSIVKAILGPTYTRQSNDYYDNNTCNTDYNNKRRSGDSITKILNITPQRTTLVPTIHTPDGAKTQPSPIIPLSNPTNAATPETNFYRCNLCNFSSQRQNVMILHRRTHSAAGGGNGACAGGGGFGVTPATLKTASATITTTNAPKASAHAIVVTAIKTTPAATTKRGNNKSPTTLIDNSTAHATKLDINNTTHLKSRRKSAPRSSAIPTCTVDATAATTLHHKLRSSLRIDADVGEITLPDRVPVASSPKDRLNMSMDDDTTDNSISEESRLMTCSPRKHNLDSAEDAAGSATQDPATNTAEEIRQRLLADWSDFEKDDELADRCGDEHAAAKTQSKVGRLSTDRTTCPFKQQDNMAYDILTPTNTAICNNGPHTSKQNRIRNIPKKDRRDAVLKEFISDFVPTTPAAVTPMDNSVNHNSSSSSIDSVVVVAVVPPNSGETIIIEDSINDDALCVNGGTAETKPAIASDAGEVLIETDLLDNHKVEVDIEAELQRAMQLEDSIETKIEPDIISYTPKLKHNRGRGSAGERTSNDLKSNFVSTCELIYDGDQNVSNVENKPHQPPPLDGDIKAEELSELTPANGRQKRLQRCSRRQRSAIEQIKTILPETITTKVEKEPSLAEPLEAPQVLPLSPQHIKEEERPQPSATAAAVQPQPHLITDCFDFQEDDSCSDTLKSIADFKKKYLSPDKVQQRTSQANNGVLAQSEPASERQRSTEKRDQQLALDIEMLLEQTADTIPAVVARTHSYGGSSKEDLSVKGLPIKERGKRIFKSRNRARNTTDDGSGSLIYALAAGLENVAAVAPRAKSPDYTELKAEEDSATVAEASELRDEQPQQHGSEESDNAKNAAECAESEISGIVGLSQVEQQLPQSIEEKEHQMTTAGVADVARNAENESERNEENLELHEPSVCSDESRFEVKTVNNGLLVTSKNVSPSQDSNEQQRSENVEINGGVLDVQQEDRDNSNLESNQVEGEEQGEENDFVCPVQFDEGIKYVNNSVELLNHYGNGLSAQETLRQQVDVDREPDYIENDEDGIEKAVEYIERAAEDIEKDVEGENIANETEYIDKEADNIERDTDNIDREPEDNEIVQGSIALETQITVEEPENIGMEAENVELEAESQQEIANDLRTKEEPEHNERVQGNIALETQITVEEPEHIEMEAESVELEQEIVKDLRTKDPVNLQRHAESQQERESELKEQEEISEQLNMVKDPEGINRETEVDKRKLENIEKETDDIERAPESQQESFEEIISMQADAEDNTVNENETHEEPEEEAADSEIENIYAASNQVHGVLLNAEQDTEASLHESPAELSAEQEQVPEQSLGATDEYLPADTALHNEDVADEQHELPSSRITSPTDDNSSVCISEAGAEFGSPTSMLDDERLPAVTGRLMTPTECLLETNTTDGSQGQNYAAHLLRERSSDLAVEEAAEEKFVEEAIEVVNENEKEINSELPVKGLYANDENAHKPNEVPKYTTHLLEAEKPVHDEKLVEDQTQNEPIYVPTEEVGGEDVYEQKPEQTEYSADEHEKEEIPQQPWEGLDENESEKIYEQRVEDKGEGGGENMSQLSAESNDEDMENPGKSTVENCMYEESEQAAAVGYERLGEVSGECNQNVRNEGIEEHGRTGAETETHSYEVYDMDNPITENEQADSAETVVAQTWRGGADTEMRNQAEFSYEDKEQSEVLREENEMSIQGEVLNEDTLSEGAVNGYRTKMHSEQLETLNQTQMLSEEAETPNQAETVAEDAEVRSEYESRSEEAEIRKQADLVGEVAEIQNQAKAVREGAEMRKPAEILFEGTDNNQQTEWLGEDTETQNHTEMLGEEAGFQNEDEVPNEPTPGENVESQPAENNAVQNIVADEQTQLNNDEQEESEDYAERLNNEADKSGSADGYNSGRIEDGETEDTVSDDDFIESPPHEPLSGHEGDAEPTVTRTQKRRTIAERNKSNVSSEYEASCTPKGAIGANVQDISRVSEDGRRLRTTRQQTEKSFEYMHVSDLTNSQTEATKGECEENQSKLPQKTLTPRINPRKSKKPKKSTEKLNEAEASTTYVLTAEPLIASNVSNDELTTEQRLYESSQPTRDLATPTENLIDTPPKQHLDQSDGAFVEETPNKTGSSRKRRGGIKITPRRNASAIQMSLESRKSAYSIDNDEWEQGAKSRKIESNYADASVVGVPSAANEVENSTTGLAHSVQDHSGSSNSCNEIISQPQPTVENSEQQPDLNYDTRVQSQLQLPTNAETNSLVIGNDQIVVDPVYQQHYHHQQSTEIPAYNDATTTIEDSVVEEESVNTESPSFHSDDVSNADDLVAYSPVEDQQPVEGVLQQEEMLVDGGHIVEAAANNEPNLNNSPHVIDVTLNQQLDSTYDYQPKADNSANASPMEKVRINVDVANPLSTQIANILGTKSATGATSTNAKRKSNIEEAIPTFVIERSGQGKPQSQQKHTASSLDFTGEQDAVAHVQQMCPNVEITRKEKLIDAPTDDNVEQQQDTNSNVMFDISNMPIVLGNEHFMAAQGDMQIVLTSSTETEPHLRTDGQQILQQQIFQSPYNTQNLQQGKLSTNQQPQQLTQQQQQQPGLIIIKAAPGDLIIQQTQPQSQAIDSGTTQQMLHTATHANAKYNLGSGVTLLPIAEPKLKQQQREQQEKLQQQLALAKKQLSPAAAATGGRKQIGNTITLPSSITVQQRQRKLSDGLANAPSATTTLSTPTLSAQEQASSSKSAIAASRVQKRAHSTNIRRTQLQKIQQRRLTATYTNLMELQQQEQRRSEARAQLQRRLSYSEVYTPPPNKIFRNTFLAGSIFDTHTQQIYAATAEQQLVQLQQQQQCQIVQSPSISQPPPLHPLPNRKSRHGVQKLRRLSAKPDPSCAQNVIQEVQQQQQQLQQQLQPQLQTAQFVLLNQPQHLTLVDAQHLQEQQVATVHMPTELVAPPSAADIIPAEYEAIDLQEQQPQVYTEEILAEAFEANELPPSSVMAVPSQPVPGYPDTLLLCRRVDDEWLPVVAQPYFFTHSDQQLRPIPKEVLIGLPILTPNADKTVEAPTNDSYKGETGVTILIGNEYVHMEWDQFLEVMRSNDDLFDLRDDQGRIFQLTRDALLTLQNDADLQEKYRQLQQLLEEQQLEEQQQLEQQQLLQQHLLQQLQTVTVSAENVMPMVTDVIPFLQIDTSQTLQLIGTEDGSIILQPTLAQPPLSPPCTRPALTNATNALLNQTPIMSPLEKPSTAAAAATLITDSTGQHLNLATTATPDHLTAAGFIAVNDANALTATRPTLGDSLAVIGVVPSQPTLLPPTVTNPAIAPPKTDLIPDMTTAAQMHAQYRHAQRAIYNDPGS; encoded by the exons gaTTCTATAACAAAGATACTAAACATAACACCACAACGCACGACATTAGTACCAACAATACACACTCCAGATGGCGCGAAAACACAACCCTCACCGATAATACCGCTAAGCAACCCAACGAATGCAGCAACACCGGAAACAAATTTTTATCGGTGCAATTTATGCAACTTTTCAAGCCAACGACAAAATGTTATGATACTACATCGACGTACACATAGTGCTGCTGGTGGTGGCAATGGTGCATGTGCTGGTGGCGGAGGTTTTGGTGTAACACCCGCAACTTTAAAAACAGCGTCAGCTACAATAACTACAACGAACGCACCTAAAGCGAGCGCGCATGCGATTGTTGTCACTGCTATAAAAACCACGCCCGCAGCAACAACTAAACGCGGAAACAACAAAAGTCCGACAACATTAATTGACAACAGCACAGCGCATGCTACCAAATTAGATATCAATAATACAACACATTTAAAAAGTCGCAGGAAAAGTGCACCAAGAAGTAGTGCGATACCAACATGCACCGTTGATGCAACCGCTGCTACCACATTACACCACAAACTTCGTTCGTCTTTACGCATTGATGCTGATGTAGGAGAGATTACATTGCCGGATCGCGTGCCAGTGGCGTCTTCACCAAAAGATAGACTGAATATGAGCATGGATGATGATACCACTGATAATTCAATTTCGGAAGAGAGCAGACTAATGACATGCAGTCCAAGGAAGCATAATTTGGATAGTGCTGAAGACGCTGCTGGTAGCGCAACACAGGATCCAGCAACAAATACAGCTGAGGAGATAAGGCAACGCTTATTGGCTGACTGGAGTGATTTTGAGAAAGATGATGAATTGGCGGATAGATGTGGTGATGAGCATGCAGCAGCGAAAACTCAATCCAAAGTGGGCAGGTTGAGTACAGATCGGACGACGTGCCCATTCAAACAGCAAGATAATATGGCATATGACATCTTAACGCCGACTAATACAGCAATATGTAACAATGGACCGCACACTTCCAAACAAAATCGTATACGAAATATACCGAAGAAAGATCGACGCGATGCGGTGCTGAAGGAATTTATAAGTGACTTTGTACCGACTACGCCAGCAGCTGTCACGCCTATGGACAATAGTGTGAACCATAATAGCAGCAGCAGCAGTATCGATTCAGTGGTTGTTGTAGCGGTGGTTCCACCAAACAGCGGTGAGACAATTATAATCGAAGACAGCATAAATGACGATGCACTTTGTGTAAATGGTGGAACAGCGGAAACAAAGCCGGCGATCGCCAGTGATGCAGGTGAGGTCCTTATTGAAACCGATTTGTTGGATAATCATAAAGTAGAGGTGGACATAGAAGCGGAGTTGCAGCGTGCTATGCAGCTAGAGGATAGCATAGAAACCAAGATAGAGCCAGATATAATTTCATATACACCAAAGCTGAAACACAATAGAGGAAGAGGAAGTGCAGGCGAAAGAACTTCAAATGACCTGAAATCTAATTTTGTTAGCACTTGTGAGCTCATTTATGATGGCGATCAAAATGTTTCAAACGTTGAAAATAAACCACATCAGCCACCGCCGCTTGATGGGGATATAAAAGCTGAAGAGCTTAGTGAACTGACGCCTGCCAACGGTCGTCAAAAAAGACTACAAAGATGCAGTAGAAGGCAAAGAAGCGCTATAGAGCAAATAAAAACTATTTTGCCTGAAACTATAACCACAAAAGTGGAAAAGGAACCGAGTCTTGCTGAGCCGCTGGAAGCACCGCAAGTGCTACCACTCTCGCCCCAACACATAAAAGAGGAGGAACGTCCGCAGCCTAGTGCTACCGCCGCCGCCGTGCAACCACAGCCGCACCTAATCACCGATTGTTTTGATTTTCAAGAAGACGATTCATGTAGTGatactttaaaatcgatcgcTGATTTTAAAAAGAAATATCTATCACCCGATAAAGTGCAACAACGCACTTCCCAAGCAAATAATGGCGTTCTAGCACAGTCAGAACCAGCGAGCGAGAGACAGCGTTCTACTGAGAAAAGAGATCAACAGCTAGCGCTTGATATTGAAATGCTGCTCGAACAAACTGCAGATACAATACCTGCCGTTGTTGCGCGTACACACTCATATGGCGGCAGCAGTAAAGAAGATTTGTCAGTGAAAGGTTTGCCTATTAAAGAGCGTGGCAAACGTATCTTTAAATCGCGAAATCGTGCGCGCAACACTACAGATGATGGCAGTGGCAGCTTAATATATGCATTAGCCGCCGGATTGGAAAATGTTGCTGCTGTGGCCCCCCGCGCAAAATCGCCAGATTATACTGAGCTAAAAGCGGAGGAAGATTCCGCAACTGTTGCTGAAGCAAGCGAGCTAAGAGatgaacaaccacaacaacatggTTCTGAAGAAAGTGATAATGCCAAAAATGCTGCAGAATGTGCTGAGAGCGAGATAAGTGGAATTGTTGGATTATCTCAAGTGGAGCAGCAGTTACCGCAAAGTATTGAAGAAAAAGAGCATCAAATGACAACTGCCGGCGTCGCTGACGTTGCTCGTAATGCTGAAAATGAAAGTGAGAGAAATGAGGAAAATTTGGAACTTCACGAACCAAGTGTTTGCAGCGATGAATCTCGATTTGAAGTCAAAACTGTTAATAATGGCTTATTAGTGACTTCAAAGAACGTATCACCGAGCCAGGACAGTAATGAACAGCAAAGAAGCGAAAACGTTGAAATTAACGGTGGCGTTTTAGATGTACAGCAAGAAGATAGGGACAATAGCAACTTAGAGAGCAATCAAGTAGAAGGTGAAGAACAAGGCGAAGAAAATGATTTTGTGTGTCCAGTGCAATTCGACGAAGGCATAAAATACGTAAATAATAGTGTAGAGCTGCTGAATCATTACGGAAACGGCTTGAGCGCACAAGAAACACTCAGGCAGCAGGTGGATGTTGACAGAGAGCCAGATTATATTGAGAATGATGAAGATGGTATTGAGAAGGCCGTTGAGTATATTGAGAGAGCTGCAGAGGATATTGAGAAGGACGTGGAAGGAGAGAATATTGCGAATGAGACGGAATATATTGATAAGGAGGCGGATAATATTGAGCGTGACACAGATAATATTGACAGAGAGCCAGAAGATAATGAGATAGTGCAAGGGAGTATTGCGTTGGAGACCCAGATTACTGTAGAAGAGCCAGAGAATATTGGGATGGAAGCAGAGAATGTTGAGCTAGAGGCAGAAAGCCAACAAGAAATTGCAAACGATTTGAGAACAAAAGAAGAGCCAGAGCATAATGAGAGAGTGCAAGGGAATATTGCGTTGGAGACCCAGATTACTGTAGAAGAGCCAGAGCATATTGAGATGGAAGCAGAGAGTGTTGAGCTAGAACAAGAAATCGTAAAGGATTTGAGGACGAAAGACCCGGTAAATTTGCAGAGACATGCGGAAAGTCAACAAGAACGGGAGAGcgaattaaaagaacaagaagaAATTAGTGAGCAGCTGAATATGGTGAAAGATCCAGAGGGCATTAATAGAGAGACAGAGGTTGATAAAAGAAAGCTAGAGAATATAGAGAAAGAGACAGATGATATTGAGAGAGCGCCAGAGAGCCAACAAGAAAGCTTTGAGGAAATCATAAGTATGCAAGCAGATGCAGAAGATAATACCGTTAATGAAAACGAAACTCATGAAGAGCCAGAAGAAGAAGCTGCCGACAGCGAAATCGAAAATATATATGCTGCATCCAATCAAGTTCATGGTGTGCTTTTAAACGCTGAACAAGATACAGAGGCATCTTTACACGAGTCCCCAGCAGAACTGTCTGCAGAGCAGGAGCAGGTACCTGAGCAATCCTTAGGAGCTACGGATGAGTACTTGCCAGCTGACACAGCGCTGCACAACGAGGATGTAGCAGATGAGCAACACGAACTACCATCAAGTCGCATTACCTCGCCAACCGACGATAATAGTTCGGTATGCATTTCCGAAGCTGGAGCTGAATTTGGGTCACCCACATCAATGTTGGATGATGAGCGTTTGCCAGCTGTGACTGGTAGGTTGATGACACCCACCGAGTGTTTATTAGAAACAAATACAACTGATGGCAGTCAAGGGCAAAACTATGCAGCACATTTATTGAGGGAGAGATCAAGCGATCTTGCTGTTGAAGAAGCTGCGGAAGAAAAATTTGTTGAAGAAGCCATAGAAGTTGTTAATGAGAATGAGAAGGAAATAAATAGTGAGCTCCCAGTGAAAGGTTTGTACGCAAATGACGAAAACGCACATAAACCAAATGAAGTTCCAAAATATACGACTCATTTGTTGGAAGCAGAAAAACCAGTGCATGATGAAAAGCTCGTGGAAGATCAAACTCAAAACGAACCGATCTATGTGCCAACGGAAGAAGTTGGTGGTGAAGATGTATACGAACAAAAGCCTGAACAAACAGAATACAGTGCAGATGAACATGAGAAAGAAGAAATTCCTCAGCAGCCGTGGGAAGGTTTAGATGAAAATGAGAGCGAGAAAATTTATGAGCAAAGAGTGGAAGATAAAGGTGAGGGAGGGGGAGAAAATATGTCTCAGCTCTCAGCGGAAAGTAATGACGAGGACATGGAAAATCCTGGAAAATCAACGGTAGAAAACTGTATGTATGAAGAGTCTGAGCAAGCAGCTGCTGTTGGCTATGAAAGACTTGGAGAAGTGTCAGGGGAGTGCAATCAAAATGTTCGAAATGAAGGCATCGAGGAGCACGGCAGGACGGGAGCTGAGACAGAAACACACAGTTATGAAGTTTATGATATGGATAACCCAATTACTGAAAATGAGCAAGCCGATAGTGCTGAAACGGTTGTTGCACAGACTTGGAGAGGAGGCGCAGATACAGAAATGCGGAACCAAGCAGAGTTTAGTTATGAAGACAAAGAACAAAGCGAGGTACTTCGCGAAGAGAATGAAATGAGTATTCAAGGTGAGGTGCTTAATGAAGATACATTAAGCGAAGGGGCTGTGAATGGATATCGAACTAAAATGCATAGCGAGCAGCTCGAAACTCTTAATCAAACTCAGATGTTGAGCGAAGAGGCAGAAACACCAAATCAAGCTGAAACAGTTGCCGAAGACGCAGAAGTACGCAGCGAGTATGAGTCACGTAGTGAGGAGGCAGAAATACGCAAGCAAGCAGACTTAGTTGGTGAAGTAGCAGAAATACAAAACCAAGCTAAGGCCGTTCGAGAAGGAGCAGAAATGCGAAAACCTGCTGAAATACTTTTTGAAGGGACAGACAATAACCAACAAACTGAGTGGCTTGGAGAAGATACAGAAACACAAAACCATACTGAAATGCTTGGGGAAGAGGCAGGTTTTCAAAATGAAGATGAGGTACCAAATGAACCTACACCTGGAGAAAATGTTGAGTCGCAGCCTGCAGAAAATAATGCTGTACAAAACATTGTAGCTGACGAACAAACACAATTAAATAACGACGAGCAAGAAGAATCCGAAGATTATGCTGAACGATTAAATAACGAAGCCGATAAGTCTGGCTCTGCCGATGGATATAACAGCGGACGCATCGAGGATGGTGAAACTGAAGATACTGTTTCTGATGACGATTTCATTGAGAGTCCGCCACATGAGCCACTTTCTGGGCATGAAGGCGATGCGGAGCCTACGGTAACCAGAACGCAAAAGCGACGTACAATCGCTGAACGGAATAAATCAAATGTGTCGTCAGAATATGAAGCAAGCTGCACGCCAAAAGGTGCCATCGGCGCAAATGTTCAAGATATTAGCAGAGTCAGCGAGGACGGTAGAAGACTTCGAACGACAAGACAACAAACAGAAAAATCTTTTGAATATATGCATGTATCAGATTTGACCAATTCACAAACTGAAGCAACCAAAGGGGAATGTGAGGAAAATCAAAGCAAGCTACCACAAAAAACACTCACTCCTCGTATAAATCCACGAAAATCAAAGAAGCCTAAAAAATCAACAGAAAAGTTAAATGAAGCTGAAGCAAGCACAACTTATGTTCTTACCGCAGAGCCATTAATAGCTAGCAATGTGAGCAACGACGAGTTAACAACCGAGCAGCGATTGTACGAAAGTTCACAACCAACTCGCGATTTAGCAACACCAACTGAGAATCTGATAGACACACCTCCAAAACAGCACCTGGATCAATCGGATGGAGCTTTTGTTGAAGAAACTCCAAATAAAACCGGATCTTCACGCAAACGACGCGGTGGCATAAAAATAACGCCACGTCGAAATGCAAGCGCTATTCAAATGAGTCTGGAATCCAGAAAAAGTGCTTACTCAATCGACAATGACGAGTGGGAGCAAGGAGCGAAAAGTAGAAAAATTGAATCAAATTATGCTGATGCGAGTGTTGTTGGCGTTCCTTCAGCAGCAAATGAAGTAGAGAACTCAACTACAGGATTGGCGCACAGCGTACAAGATCATAGCGGCAGCAGCAATAGTTGTAATGAGATTATATCTCAGCCTCAACCAACGGTTGAAAATAGCGAGCAACAACCTGACCTAAATTATGACACAAGAGTACAATCACAGCTACAATTGCCAACTAATGCAGAAACAAATTCTCTTGTTATTGGCAATGACCAAATTGTCGTTGATCCAGTGTATCAACAACATTACCATCATCAACAGTCAACAGAAATACCTGCGTATAacgatgcaacaacaacaatcgaggATAGTGTTGTTGAAGAAGAGTCAGTTAACACTGAATCGCCCAGTTTCCATTCAGATGATGTTTCCAATGCTGATGACCTTGTGGCGTACTCCCCCGTTGAGGACCAGCAGCCTGTGGAAGGTGTTTTGCAACAAGAAGAGATGTTAGTGGATGGTGGCCATATAGTGGAAGCTGCAGCGAATAATGAACCAAACTTAAACAACTCTCCACATGTGATTGATGTTACGTTGAATCAGCAACTTGACTCCACCTATGATTATCAACCCAAAGCAGATAACTCAGC CAATGCCTCTCCCATGGAGAAAGTCCGCATTAACGTAGACGTTGCCAATCCGCTTTCTACCCAAATAGCCAATATTTTAGGAACAAAATCGGCTACTGGTGCAACATCAACGAATGCAAAGCGAAAGTCGAACATAGAGGAAGCCATACCAACATTTGTAATTGAGAGGTCAGGGCAGGGTAAGCCACAGTCCCAACAAAAACATACCGCATCTAGCTTAGATTTTACCGGCGAACAAGATGCCGTTGCCCATGTACAACAAATGTGTCCAAATGTAGAAATTACACGAAAAGAGAAATTAATTGATGCTCCAACAGATGATAACGTTGAACAACAGCAAGACACTAATTCCAATGTCATGTTTGACATTAGCAATATGCCGATTGTTCTGGGCAACGAGCATTTTATGGCGGCACAGGGTGACATGCAAATCGTATTGACCTCGTCCACGGAAACTGAGCCACATTTGCGTACAGATGGCCAACAAAttttgcaacaacaaatatttcaaagCCCATACAACACACAAAATTTACAACAAGGTAAACTCTCTACAAATCAGCAGCCACAACAATTAacacagcagcagcagcaacagcctGGCTTGATCATAATTAAAGCAGCACCAGGTGATTTAATAATACAGCAGACACAACCGCAATCGCAGGCGATTGATAGTGGCACAACGCAGCAAATGCTCCACACAGCAACCCATGcaaatgcaaaatataacttgggTTCGGGTGTCACATTACTGCCGATTGCCGAACCAAAACTGAAACAACAGCAAAGGGAACAACAGGaaaagctacaacaacaactggcGCTTGCAAAGAAACAATTATCACCAGCAGCAGCTGCCACAGGAGGACGTAAACAAATTGGCAATACAATAACTCTGCCCAGTAGCATAACGGTACAGCAGCGTCAACGAAAGCTATCCGATGGTCTAGCAAATGCACCAAGCGCCACCACCACGCTGTCCACGCCCACATTAAGCGCTCAAGAACAGGCAAGCTCATCAAAATCTGCAATTGCTGCAAGTAGAGTACAAAAACGCGCTCATTCAACGAATATACGTCGCACACAATTGCAAAAAATTCAGCAACGACGACTCACAGCTACTTATACAAATTTAATGGaattacaacaacaagaacaacgacGCAGTGAGGCAAGAGCTCAATTGCAGCGACGTCTTAGTTATTCAGAAGTATATACACCACCACCCAATAAAATCTTTCGAAACACATTTTTGGCCGGATCAATATTTGACACACACACTCAACAAATATACGCAGCGACGGCAGAGCAACAACTTgtacagttacaacaacaacaacagtgtcaAATAGTACAATCGCCATCGATATCGCAACCCCCACCATTGCACCCGTTGCCTAATCGTAAATCACGGCATGGCGTGCAAAAATTACGTCGATTGAGTGCAAAACCTGACCCATCATGTGCACAAAATGTTATACAAGAAgtacagcagcagcagcaacaattacaacaacaactgcaaccaCAATTGCAAACTGCACAATTTGTTTTGCTAAATCAACCTCAACATTTGACATTAGTTGATGCACAACACCTACAAGAGCAGCAAGTGGCTACAGTGCATATGCCTACAGAGTTGGTGGCACCACCATCAGCAGCTGATATTATACCAGCGGAATATGAGGCAATCGACTTGCAAGAACAACAACCTCAGGTCTACACGGAAGAGATTCTAGCGGAGGCTTTTGAAGCAAATGAG CTGCCTCCATCATCGGTAATGGCAGTGCCTTCGCAACCAGTACCAGGCTATCCGGATACATTGTTGCTATGTCGTAGAGTAGACGATGAGTGGCTACCAGTAGTAGCACAGCCTTATTTCTTCACACACAGTGATCAACAGTTGAGACCTATACCAAAAGAAGTACTAATCGGTTTGCCGATATTAACACCGAACGCAGACAAAACGGTTGAAGCACCAACCAATGACTCATATAAGGGTGAGACTGGTGTTACCATATTAATTGGTAATGAATATGTACACATGGAATGGGATCAATTTTTGGAAGTAATGCGCTCAAATGATGATCTATTTGATTTGCGCGACGATCAAGGACGTATATTCCAATTAACGCGCGACGCATTACTTACGCTACAAAATGATGCTGATTTACAAGAGAAATATCGACAACTGCAACAGTTATTGGAAGAACAACAATTGGAAGAGCAACAACAATTGGAACAGCAACAGTTGCTACAACAACATCTTCTGCAACAATTGCAAACGGTAACGGTGTCTGCAGAAAATGTCATGCCCATGGTAACGGATGTAATACCATTTTTGCAAATAGACACATCACAGACATTGCAATTAATAGGCACTGAAGATGGTAGTATTATACTGCAGCCAACATTGGCACAGCCACCACTTTCACCACCCTGCACACGTCCAGCGCTCACTAATGCAACAAATGCCCTACTCAATCAAACACCCATTATGTCACCACTTGAAAAACCATCAACAGCAGCGGCAGCAGCCACATTGATAACCGATAGTACGGGACAACATTTAAATTTAGCAACAACAGCTACACCTGACCACTTAACTGCAGCTGGGTTTATAGCAGTGAATGACGCAAATGCTTTAACAGCTACACGACCAACATTAGGTGATAGTCTCGCCGTTATAGGCGTTGTACCATCACAACCAACATTATTGCCACCCACCGTTACAAATCCAGCAATTGCGCCACCGAAAACCGATTTAATCCCCGACATGACAACCGCTGCACAAATGCATGCGCAATATCGTCATGCACAACGTGCAATATATAACGATCCGGGAAGTTAA